Part of the Elusimicrobiota bacterium genome is shown below.
GGTGGCAACCCAGCAGCGGTATCCGCGGGGGTAACTATGTGTACACTTTTCTCCCAGGTGAACAGTTGATTGTGTACTACGCGCATCTTGATAAAGTTGAGGTGAAACCCGGTGATGTTATATTTCCGGGGAAATTGATTGGTACTATGGGGCGGACAGGGAAGAACGCGTATCCCTCAAGGTCGCCTACGCATTTGCATATAATGTGCCTGTCTTACGACAAAAATGCGGGGTTAAGCTCTGTCAATGTGTATAACAAATTGTGTAGGCCGGGACATAAAAGATAGTGTATCTTTAAAGATAGTGTTTGTTATTCCTCAAAAAAGGTGGTTACTGCATCCAATGCTTTCTCGCGGTACTCAACACTTTCGTTAAAAAGCTGGTGGTTCGCTCCGGGGAGTAAGGTAACCTTTACGTCTTTAATCTTTGAGGTTAAGATTTTGAGATTGTACTTCCATTCAACAATAATGTCAGAGGTTCCCTGCAAGATAAGTGTTTTGGGTTGTACTTCAGTCTCAGGGTATGAGACCATACGTTTTTCGTATTCAAATAATGAACGTACCCAGTCTGCTTGCACCACCCGTGTTTCTAAAGGGTCGGAACGTTGAAACCTGAGAAACTCGTGGTCCGAACTATCATTACGGAATATACGGGGTACTATTTTGAAGAATGGATTAGCGAAAAAGTGTCCCATCTTTGAGAGTGTCCATAGTTGAGAACGTACCAGCGGTGCGGCTAATACAGCTTTTTTTATATTTATCCCCGGTGTTGTGATCAACGCTTCTGCTACCACCCCGCCGCTCATACTGAATCCAATAGTATAAATGTCGTAGGTGAAGAGTTCGGTGCATTTATTTACAAAACTGGTGTAGCACTTGAGGTACTCCCCAAAAAAATCGCCTTTAATGTGTACATCAGATGCTAAACCATACCCTGGAAGGTCGTAACACGCAACAGCGTAGTTGTGAGTAACAAGATGGGTGATAAGGTTTTTCATGGTGCCTGCGTGGTTCTGGTACCCATGAAGTACAATAACGATTGCCCGCGGGGTCTTGGGTATATAAAACTGTACCGGCAGTTTGTACCCTGCAAGGTCCATCGTGCCGAATACGAATTGCCCGCTGTCAGCCGGGAAGTCGATGTTATAGTACGATAAATACCTGGAGGTATCCTTATTATATACTTGTCCCTTAAAAGGTGACTCAATCGGGTGAAGCGTATTTCTTAGTGTATCAAACCTTTCCCCTGCTACTGGTAAAACGTGTATTTGGATACAAAGAAGGGAAATTAAGATCATACTAAAATGTTTGTTTATCATATAAAAACATTATACAAAGAAAATACTTGAATATTTTTTTGGAAAGAGTAAAATATATACTTTCAGTTGTAAATAATGGTGGGTAAACAGAAAAGGAGTGGGTGTTAAGGTATGAAAAAGTTGTTAATTTCATTAGGTATGGTGTTCTTATCCGCAGCGGTATCGTTTGCCAGTGAGACTGACCTTGTTCTTCCTGACTTAAATATGGTTGCTTATGGTTCAATGACAGGGCATTCATTGTTACTCTGGGGTATCGGAGTATGCGTTCTGGGCTTACTGTTTGGTTTCTGGCAGTATAAAACGTTACGTAATCTGCCGGTACATAAGTCAATGAGCGAAATTTCTGAACTTATCTACGAAACATGTAAGACATACCTTATCACACAAGGGAAGTTTATTCTTATATTAGAAGTATTGATTGCAGTGATAATGGTGATATACTTCGGTGTACTGCGCCATCTCGATGTGGGACGGGTCGCGATAATTGTTATCTGCAGTTTTGTGGGTATACTTGGCAGTTACGCTGTTGCGTGGTTCGGGATGAGAGTCAATACTTTAGCGAACTCGCGGTCTGCGTTTGCAAGTATTATGGGTAAACCGTTCCCGGTCTACGAAATACCGATCCGCGCGGGGATTAGTATCGGGATGTTGTTAATCAGTATTGAACTTTTGGTTATGCTATCTATCCTGCTGTTCATCCCGGCAGAGTACGCAGGGTCGTGTTTTATTGGGTTTGCAATCGGTGAGTCGTTAGGCGCGTCAGTACTTCGTATGGCTGGCGGGATATTCACGAAAATCGCGGATATCGGGTCTGACCTTATGAAGATTGTGTTTAATATTAAAGAAGATGATGCACGCAATCCTGGAGTTATTGCGGATTGTAC
Proteins encoded:
- a CDS encoding alpha/beta fold hydrolase, whose protein sequence is MILISLLCIQIHVLPVAGERFDTLRNTLHPIESPFKGQVYNKDTSRYLSYYNIDFPADSGQFVFGTMDLAGYKLPVQFYIPKTPRAIVIVLHGYQNHAGTMKNLITHLVTHNYAVACYDLPGYGLASDVHIKGDFFGEYLKCYTSFVNKCTELFTYDIYTIGFSMSGGVVAEALITTPGINIKKAVLAAPLVRSQLWTLSKMGHFFANPFFKIVPRIFRNDSSDHEFLRFQRSDPLETRVVQADWVRSLFEYEKRMVSYPETEVQPKTLILQGTSDIIVEWKYNLKILTSKIKDVKVTLLPGANHQLFNESVEYREKALDAVTTFFEE